A genomic window from Caballeronia sp. SBC1 includes:
- the nuoL gene encoding NADH-quinone oxidoreductase subunit L, producing MSTTLNENLLLTIALAPLAGSLIAGLFGWKIGRKASHRITILGVMISFALSCIVFFDVVQGASFNATIYEWMTVGPLKMEIGFLVDSLTAMMMVIVTFVSLMVHIYTIGYMADEKVGYERFFSYISLFTFSMLMLVMSNNFLQLFFGWEAVGLVSYLLIGFYFTRPTAIYANMKAFIVNRVGDFGFLLGIGLLLAFAGSLNYGDVFAHRTELAAMTFPGTDWGLLTVACICLFIGAMGKSAQFPLHVWLPDSMEGPTPISALIHAATMVTAGIFMVTRMSPLFELSDTALSFVTVIGAITALFMGFLGVVQNDIKRVVAYSTLSQLGYMTVALGVSAYPVAVFHLATHAFFKALLFLGAGSVIIGMHHDQDMRNMGGLRKYMPITWITSLIGSLALIGTPFFAGFYSKDSIIDAVKFSHLPGSGFAYFAVVASVFVTALYSFRMYFMVFHGKERFRGPKHPESPMAIEAAAHAHDSHGHDSHDHDDHGHGHAHVPHETPWVITLPLILLAIPSVIIGAIAIGPMLFGDFFAHGVVFDQVIAIGANHPALHEMAEEFHGWFAMGLSSVEGLPVWLAFAGVVVSWFLYWKRTDLPGVIKQRFLPIWTLLDNKYYLDKINDVVFAKGAVAIGRGLWKEGDVAVIDGIVNGLAKFVGWFAGVIRFLQSGYIYHYAFAMIIGMLGLLTLFVTLGGK from the coding sequence ATGTCCACGACACTCAATGAAAACCTTCTGCTCACGATTGCGCTGGCGCCACTTGCCGGTTCGCTGATCGCTGGCCTGTTCGGCTGGAAGATCGGGCGCAAGGCTTCGCACCGCATCACGATCCTCGGCGTGATGATCTCGTTCGCACTCTCCTGCATCGTCTTCTTCGACGTGGTGCAGGGCGCGAGTTTCAACGCGACCATTTACGAATGGATGACGGTCGGTCCGCTGAAGATGGAGATCGGCTTCCTGGTCGACTCGCTCACGGCGATGATGATGGTGATCGTCACCTTCGTCTCGCTGATGGTGCACATCTACACGATCGGCTACATGGCTGACGAAAAGGTGGGCTACGAGCGCTTCTTCTCGTACATCTCGCTCTTCACGTTCTCCATGCTGATGCTCGTGATGAGCAACAACTTCCTGCAGCTGTTCTTCGGCTGGGAAGCGGTGGGCTTGGTGTCGTATCTGCTGATCGGCTTCTACTTCACGCGTCCGACAGCCATCTACGCGAACATGAAGGCGTTCATCGTGAACCGCGTGGGCGACTTCGGATTCTTGCTCGGTATTGGCTTGTTGCTGGCGTTTGCGGGTTCGCTCAATTACGGCGATGTCTTCGCTCACCGTACCGAGCTGGCCGCCATGACGTTCCCGGGCACGGACTGGGGTTTGCTGACCGTTGCCTGTATCTGCCTGTTCATCGGCGCGATGGGTAAGTCGGCGCAATTCCCGTTGCACGTGTGGCTGCCGGACTCCATGGAAGGCCCGACGCCTATCTCGGCGCTGATCCACGCGGCAACCATGGTGACGGCCGGTATTTTCATGGTCACGCGGATGTCGCCGCTGTTCGAACTCTCGGATACGGCGTTGTCGTTCGTGACGGTGATCGGCGCGATCACTGCGCTGTTCATGGGCTTTCTTGGCGTGGTGCAAAACGACATCAAGCGCGTGGTGGCTTACTCCACGCTCTCGCAACTCGGTTACATGACGGTGGCGCTGGGCGTCTCCGCTTACCCGGTAGCAGTGTTTCACCTGGCTACGCACGCATTCTTCAAGGCACTGCTGTTCCTCGGCGCGGGTTCGGTGATCATCGGCATGCACCACGATCAGGACATGCGCAACATGGGCGGCCTGCGTAAGTACATGCCAATCACGTGGATCACGTCGCTGATTGGTTCGCTGGCGTTGATTGGTACGCCGTTCTTCGCGGGTTTCTATTCGAAGGATTCGATCATCGACGCGGTGAAGTTTTCGCATCTGCCGGGCTCGGGTTTCGCGTATTTTGCGGTGGTGGCGAGTGTCTTCGTCACCGCGCTGTATTCCTTCCGTATGTACTTCATGGTCTTCCACGGCAAGGAGCGCTTCCGTGGTCCGAAGCATCCGGAAAGCCCGATGGCTATCGAAGCCGCGGCGCATGCGCACGATTCGCATGGTCACGATTCACATGACCATGACGATCACGGCCATGGCCACGCGCACGTTCCGCACGAAACGCCGTGGGTCATTACTCTTCCGTTGATCCTGCTGGCGATTCCGTCGGTGATCATTGGTGCGATTGCGATCGGCCCAATGCTGTTTGGCGACTTCTTCGCGCACGGCGTGGTGTTCGACCAGGTGATCGCCATTGGCGCGAACCATCCGGCGCTGCACGAGATGGCTGAGGAATTCCACGGCTGGTTTGCAATGGGCCTGAGTTCAGTGGAGGGCTTGCCGGTTTGGCTGGCGTTCGCGGGCGTGGTTGTGTCGTGGTTCCTGTACTGGAAGCGCACGGATCTGCCGGGCGTGATCAAGCAACGCTTTCTGCCGATCTGGACCTTGCTTGACAACAAGTACTACCTCGACAAGATCAACGACGTCGTATTTGCAAAGGGCGCGGTCGCCATTGGCCGCGGACTCTGGAAAGAGGGCGATGTCGCCGTTATCGACGGTATTGTCAACGGCCTCGCCAAGTTCGTCGGCTGGTTTGCCGGTGTGATTCGCTTCCTTCAATCCGGTTACATCTATCACTACGCGTTCGCCATGATTATTGGCATGTTGGGGCTCTTGACCCTGTTTGTAACGCTCGGCGGCAAATAA
- the nuoK gene encoding NADH-quinone oxidoreductase subunit NuoK — translation MLSLAHYLVLGAILFAISIVGIFLNRRNVIIILMAIELMLLAVNTNFVAFSHYLGDIHGQIFVFFVLTVAAAEAAIGLAILVTLFRSLDTINVEDLDQLKG, via the coding sequence ATGTTGAGTCTTGCCCATTACCTTGTGCTTGGCGCGATCCTGTTCGCGATCAGCATCGTCGGCATTTTTCTGAATCGACGTAACGTGATCATCATCCTGATGGCAATCGAACTGATGCTGTTGGCGGTCAACACGAACTTCGTCGCCTTCTCGCACTATCTCGGCGACATCCACGGACAGATCTTCGTGTTCTTCGTGCTGACGGTCGCGGCGGCTGAAGCCGCAATCGGCCTCGCTATCCTGGTCACATTGTTCCGCAGTCTCGACACGATCAACGTCGAAGACCTCGATCAGCTCAAAGGTTAA
- a CDS encoding NADH-quinone oxidoreductase subunit J, which yields MEFTTVLFYIFALLLVVSALKVITSRNPVASALFLVLAFFNAAAIWMLLQAEFLAILLVLVYVGAVMVLFLFVVMMLDINLDVLHGDFKKFVPIASIVGAIIIIETALILWHGYGATVTPVRDAMLVNGVGSGVGPNDVMSNSQLIGKVIYTDYIFAFEIAGLILLVAIIAAISLTLREKKDNKRQRVSEQVKVRAQDRVRIVKMKSEKEAPDATTNPPVTGNAGAGTVDNKG from the coding sequence ATGGAATTCACGACCGTACTGTTTTACATCTTCGCGCTGCTGCTGGTTGTCTCGGCGCTGAAGGTGATCACTTCGCGCAATCCGGTGGCGTCCGCCTTGTTCCTCGTGCTCGCGTTCTTCAACGCGGCCGCGATCTGGATGCTGCTTCAAGCCGAATTCCTCGCCATTCTGCTGGTTCTCGTCTACGTCGGCGCGGTGATGGTGCTGTTCCTGTTCGTGGTGATGATGCTGGACATCAACCTCGACGTGCTGCATGGCGACTTCAAGAAGTTCGTGCCTATAGCCAGTATCGTGGGCGCGATCATCATCATAGAAACCGCGCTGATTCTTTGGCACGGTTACGGCGCGACGGTTACGCCGGTGCGCGACGCGATGTTGGTCAACGGAGTCGGTTCCGGCGTGGGCCCGAACGACGTGATGTCGAATTCGCAACTGATCGGCAAGGTCATCTACACCGACTACATCTTCGCGTTTGAAATCGCCGGCCTGATCCTGCTGGTAGCGATCATCGCGGCCATCTCGCTGACCCTGCGTGAAAAGAAGGACAACAAGCGTCAGCGCGTGAGCGAACAGGTCAAGGTGCGCGCGCAGGATCGCGTGCGGATCGTCAAGATGAAGTCCGAGAAAGAAGCGCCGGACGCCACGACCAATCCGCCCGTGACCGGCAATGCCGGTGCCGGCACGGTCGACAACAAAGGCTGA
- the nuoI gene encoding NADH-quinone oxidoreductase subunit NuoI, protein MNALQNFFKTFFLTELLKGLALTGGYLFQRKITVQFPEEKTPISPRFRGLHALRRYENGEERCIACKLCEAVCPALAITIESETRADNTRRTTRYDIDLTKCIFCGFCEESCPVDSIVETHILEYHGEKRGDLYFTKDMLLAVGDRYETEIAAAKAADAPYR, encoded by the coding sequence ATGAACGCATTACAGAATTTCTTCAAAACGTTTTTCCTGACCGAGTTGCTGAAGGGTCTGGCGTTGACAGGCGGTTATCTGTTCCAGCGCAAGATCACTGTTCAGTTCCCGGAAGAGAAGACGCCTATTTCCCCGCGTTTCCGTGGCCTGCATGCATTGCGCCGATACGAAAATGGCGAAGAGCGCTGCATCGCGTGCAAGCTGTGCGAGGCAGTGTGCCCCGCGCTTGCAATCACGATTGAATCGGAAACGCGCGCTGACAACACACGCCGTACCACGCGCTATGACATCGACCTGACCAAGTGCATCTTCTGCGGTTTTTGCGAAGAGAGCTGCCCGGTTGATTCGATCGTCGAAACGCACATCCTCGAGTATCACGGCGAGAAGCGCGGCGACCTGTATTTCACGAAAGACATGTTGCTCGCAGTGGGCGACCGTTATGAAACGGAAATTGCTGCTGCGAAGGCGGCTGATGCGCCTTATCGCTAA
- the nuoH gene encoding NADH-quinone oxidoreductase subunit NuoH produces MGLFDTINAGGTQILGVAWPTVWALVRILVVSVVILLCVAYLILWERKLIGWMHVRLGPNRVGPLGLLQPIADVLKLLLKEVIQPTQASRWIYLIAPIMTVVPAFAVWAVIPFQAKAVLGDVNAGLLYVMAISSVGVYGVILAGWASNSKYAFLGAMRAAAQMVSYEISMGFALVVVLMVTGSLNMSAIVVSQEHGIFAGWGINFLSWNWLPLLPMFVVYFVSGIAETNRHPFDVVEGESEIVAGHMIDYSGMAFALFFLAEYINMIVISAIATTLFLGGWSAPFGFLSFIPGIFWFVLKIFFLLSVFIWARATFPRYRYDQIMRLGWKIFLPVSVVWVVVVGFWIMSPLNIWK; encoded by the coding sequence ATGGGCTTGTTCGATACGATCAACGCAGGCGGGACGCAGATTCTCGGCGTCGCCTGGCCGACGGTGTGGGCGTTAGTCCGCATTCTCGTGGTCTCGGTAGTGATCCTGCTGTGCGTGGCGTACCTGATTCTGTGGGAACGCAAGCTCATCGGCTGGATGCACGTGCGTCTCGGCCCGAATCGCGTGGGTCCGCTCGGTCTGTTGCAGCCGATCGCCGACGTGCTGAAGCTGTTGCTGAAGGAAGTGATTCAGCCGACGCAAGCAAGCCGCTGGATCTACCTGATCGCGCCAATCATGACGGTGGTGCCGGCGTTCGCGGTGTGGGCGGTGATTCCGTTCCAGGCGAAGGCCGTGCTCGGCGACGTCAACGCGGGCTTGCTCTACGTGATGGCAATTTCGTCCGTCGGCGTGTATGGCGTGATTCTGGCCGGCTGGGCGTCGAACTCGAAGTACGCGTTCCTCGGTGCGATGCGCGCGGCTGCCCAAATGGTCTCGTACGAAATTTCGATGGGCTTCGCGCTCGTCGTCGTGCTGATGGTCACGGGCAGCCTGAATATGTCGGCCATCGTGGTGTCGCAGGAACATGGCATCTTCGCAGGCTGGGGTATCAACTTCCTGTCGTGGAACTGGCTGCCGCTGCTGCCCATGTTCGTTGTGTATTTCGTCTCGGGCATTGCTGAAACGAACCGTCACCCGTTCGACGTGGTGGAAGGTGAGTCGGAGATTGTCGCGGGCCACATGATCGATTATTCGGGCATGGCGTTCGCGCTGTTCTTCCTCGCCGAATACATCAACATGATCGTGATCTCGGCGATCGCAACCACGTTGTTCCTCGGTGGCTGGAGCGCGCCGTTCGGTTTCCTGTCCTTCATCCCGGGCATTTTCTGGTTCGTGCTGAAGATCTTCTTCCTGCTGTCGGTGTTTATCTGGGCCCGTGCGACATTCCCGCGTTATCGCTACGACCAGATCATGCGTCTCGGCTGGAAAATCTTTCTGCCGGTGTCGGTGGTGTGGGTGGTCGTGGTCGGGTTCTGGATCATGTCGCCGCTGAACATCTGGAAATAA
- the nuoG gene encoding NADH-quinone oxidoreductase subunit NuoG, with protein MVELEIDGKSVEVPEGSMVIQAAHKVDTYIPHFCYHKKLSIAANCRMCLVEVEKMPKAVPACATPVSAGMIVRTKSDKAVKAQQSVMEFLLINHPLDCPICDQGGECQLQDLAVGYGKSQSRYNEEKRVVFHKNVGPLISMEEMTRCIHCTRCVRFGQEVAGVMELGMLGRGEHSEITSFVGKTVDSELSGNMIDLCPVGALTSKPFRYSARTWELSRRKSISPHDSVGANLVVQVKNNRVMRVLPMENEAINECWISDKDRFSYEALNSDERLTQPMLKQGGKWIETDWQTALEYVAKGIKGITADHGANQIAALATPHSTVEELYLLKQFAEGVGSPNVDFRLRQSDFSAPVSDSAPWLGMKIADLTNIDTAFVVGSFLRRDHPLFAARLRQAAKGGAKLTFLNATNDDSLIPAAHRVVAAPSEWLDRLGSLAAAVAEARGVAVPEAFAGHEASAAAKDIAASLSAGDNRVVLLGNSAVQHPQFAQIQAVCQWIADNTGATLGYLTEAANTVGAHLVDALPGEGGLNAREVFEQPRKGYVLFNVEPAFDTANPAQALAALKQAEMVVALSAFKHGADYADVLLPIAPFTETSGTFVNAEGTAQTFNGVVRPLGETRPGWKVLRVLGSILGLKGFEFDTAEEVRDAALGTGDLTARLSNKTSVAIKAVSKTAASNEGSYERLADTPIYHADALSRRAESLHLTAAARDANVVALPTSLFEKLGLKNGDAVRVAQGDLAVVLPAVRDANLAESVVRVSTGTSAGAALGALFGELVVEKA; from the coding sequence ATGGTTGAATTAGAAATCGACGGCAAAAGTGTAGAAGTGCCTGAAGGCAGCATGGTGATCCAGGCTGCGCATAAGGTTGATACATACATTCCGCACTTTTGCTATCACAAGAAACTGTCGATCGCGGCGAACTGCCGGATGTGCCTGGTCGAAGTCGAGAAAATGCCAAAGGCGGTTCCCGCCTGTGCCACGCCGGTGTCGGCGGGCATGATCGTGCGCACGAAATCGGACAAGGCTGTGAAGGCGCAGCAGTCCGTGATGGAATTCCTGCTGATCAACCACCCGCTCGATTGCCCGATTTGCGATCAGGGCGGCGAATGTCAGTTGCAAGACTTGGCCGTGGGTTACGGCAAATCGCAATCGCGCTACAACGAAGAAAAGCGCGTGGTGTTCCACAAGAACGTCGGACCGCTGATCTCGATGGAAGAGATGACGCGTTGCATTCATTGCACGCGTTGCGTCCGTTTCGGTCAGGAAGTGGCCGGCGTGATGGAACTCGGCATGCTAGGTCGTGGCGAGCACTCGGAAATCACGTCGTTTGTCGGCAAGACGGTGGACTCCGAACTGTCGGGCAACATGATCGACCTGTGCCCGGTTGGTGCGTTGACGAGCAAGCCGTTCCGCTACAGCGCCCGCACGTGGGAGTTGTCGCGCCGCAAGTCGATCAGCCCGCACGATTCCGTCGGCGCGAACCTGGTCGTGCAGGTCAAGAACAACCGCGTGATGCGCGTTCTGCCGATGGAAAACGAAGCCATCAACGAATGCTGGATCTCGGACAAGGATCGTTTCTCGTATGAAGCGCTGAACAGCGACGAACGTCTCACACAGCCCATGCTCAAGCAGGGCGGCAAGTGGATCGAGACCGACTGGCAGACAGCGCTGGAATACGTGGCGAAGGGTATCAAGGGCATTACGGCCGATCACGGCGCGAATCAGATCGCTGCCCTGGCTACGCCGCATAGCACGGTCGAAGAACTGTATTTGCTGAAGCAATTCGCTGAAGGCGTGGGATCGCCGAACGTCGACTTCCGTCTGCGTCAAAGCGATTTCTCGGCGCCGGTTTCGGACAGCGCACCGTGGCTTGGCATGAAGATCGCAGACCTGACGAATATCGACACAGCGTTTGTCGTCGGTTCGTTCCTGCGTCGCGATCATCCGCTGTTTGCGGCACGCCTGCGTCAGGCAGCCAAGGGCGGCGCAAAGCTCACGTTCCTGAACGCGACCAATGACGACTCGCTGATCCCGGCTGCACATCGCGTCGTCGCGGCGCCGTCGGAATGGCTCGACCGCCTCGGCAGTCTGGCTGCTGCAGTGGCCGAAGCGCGAGGCGTCGCAGTGCCGGAAGCGTTCGCCGGGCATGAAGCGTCCGCTGCGGCGAAGGACATCGCAGCGTCGTTGTCGGCGGGTGATAACCGCGTGGTGTTGCTCGGCAACAGCGCGGTTCAGCATCCGCAGTTTGCGCAGATCCAGGCCGTGTGCCAGTGGATCGCGGACAACACGGGCGCTACGCTCGGTTATCTGACGGAAGCGGCCAATACGGTTGGCGCGCATCTGGTCGATGCATTGCCGGGCGAGGGCGGTCTGAACGCACGTGAAGTCTTCGAGCAGCCGCGCAAGGGTTATGTGCTGTTCAACGTCGAACCCGCATTCGATACCGCAAACCCCGCGCAAGCGCTCGCCGCATTGAAGCAGGCAGAAATGGTCGTTGCCTTGTCGGCATTCAAGCATGGCGCCGACTACGCCGACGTGCTGCTGCCGATCGCGCCGTTCACGGAAACATCGGGCACGTTCGTCAACGCCGAAGGTACCGCGCAGACGTTCAACGGCGTGGTGCGTCCGCTGGGCGAAACGCGTCCGGGCTGGAAGGTGCTGCGCGTGCTGGGCAGCATCCTCGGCCTGAAGGGTTTTGAATTCGATACCGCCGAAGAAGTTCGCGACGCCGCTTTGGGCACGGGCGATCTGACGGCGCGTCTGTCGAACAAGACGAGCGTGGCGATCAAGGCTGTTTCGAAAACGGCTGCAAGCAATGAAGGCAGCTACGAACGCCTCGCTGACACGCCGATCTATCACGCCGATGCATTGTCGCGTCGCGCTGAATCGTTGCATCTGACGGCTGCTGCGCGCGACGCAAACGTGGTTGCGTTGCCGACGTCGCTGTTCGAGAAACTCGGTCTGAAGAACGGCGACGCTGTGCGTGTCGCCCAAGGTGATCTCGCGGTGGTCCTGCCGGCAGTTCGCGACGCGAACCTGGCGGAAAGCGTGGTGCGTGTATCGACGGGAACGTCGGCCGGTGCAGCGCTCGGGGCTCTGTTCGGTGAACTGGTAGTGGAGAAGGCGTAA
- the nuoF gene encoding NADH-quinone oxidoreductase subunit NuoF — protein MTSLHDRHIQPLILAGLNGENWHLEDYVARGGYAQLRRILEEKIPQEQVIADVKASGLRGRGGAGFPTGLKWSFMPRQFPGQKYLVCNSDEGEPGTFKDRDILRWNPHSLIEGMAIGAYAMGITVGYNYIHGEIFEVYKIFEQALEEARAAGYLGANILGSGFSFELHAHHGYGAYICGEETALLESLEGKKGQPRFKPPFPASFGVYGKPTTINNTETFAAVPFLLAIGPQKYLEIGRPNNGGTKIFSVAGDVNRPGNFEVPLGTSFATLLDLAGGVRGKSVKAVIPGGSSAPVIPGEIMLNTDMDYDSIAKAGSMLGSGAVIVMNETRCMVRSLLRLSYFYYEESCGQCTPCREGTGWLYRVVHRIEHGLGRKEDLDLLNSVAENIMGRTICALGDAAAMPVRGMLKHFWDEFEYHVEHKHCLVDGHAHHAHTSEALTA, from the coding sequence ATGACGTCTCTTCACGATCGCCACATCCAGCCCCTGATTCTCGCCGGCCTCAACGGCGAAAACTGGCACCTTGAAGACTATGTCGCGCGCGGCGGTTACGCCCAGCTGCGCCGCATTCTCGAAGAAAAAATCCCGCAAGAGCAGGTCATTGCCGACGTCAAGGCGTCGGGCCTGCGCGGGCGCGGCGGTGCGGGTTTCCCGACCGGTCTCAAGTGGAGCTTCATGCCCCGTCAGTTTCCGGGGCAGAAGTATCTCGTCTGCAATTCGGACGAAGGGGAGCCGGGCACGTTCAAAGACCGCGACATCCTGCGCTGGAATCCGCATTCGCTGATCGAAGGCATGGCTATTGGCGCGTATGCCATGGGCATCACGGTCGGCTACAACTATATTCACGGCGAGATTTTCGAGGTCTACAAGATCTTCGAGCAGGCGCTTGAAGAAGCGCGTGCGGCCGGTTATCTCGGTGCGAATATTCTCGGTTCAGGCTTCTCGTTCGAACTGCATGCGCACCATGGTTACGGCGCGTATATCTGCGGCGAAGAAACTGCGTTGCTCGAGTCGTTGGAAGGCAAGAAGGGCCAACCGCGCTTCAAGCCGCCGTTCCCGGCGAGCTTCGGCGTGTACGGCAAGCCGACCACGATCAACAACACCGAAACGTTCGCAGCCGTCCCGTTCTTGCTGGCTATTGGCCCGCAGAAGTATCTCGAGATCGGTCGGCCGAACAACGGCGGCACGAAGATCTTCTCGGTCGCCGGCGACGTCAATCGTCCGGGCAACTTCGAAGTGCCGCTCGGTACGTCGTTCGCAACCTTGCTCGATCTGGCCGGCGGTGTGCGCGGCAAGTCGGTGAAAGCGGTGATCCCCGGTGGATCGTCGGCACCGGTGATTCCGGGCGAGATCATGTTGAATACCGACATGGACTACGACTCCATCGCGAAAGCCGGGTCAATGCTCGGTTCGGGCGCCGTGATCGTGATGAACGAAACACGCTGCATGGTGCGCTCGCTGCTGCGCCTGTCTTACTTCTATTACGAAGAGTCGTGCGGTCAATGCACGCCTTGCCGTGAAGGTACGGGCTGGCTGTATCGCGTGGTGCATCGGATCGAACACGGACTCGGGCGCAAGGAAGACCTGGATCTGCTGAACTCGGTCGCGGAAAACATCATGGGACGCACCATTTGTGCACTCGGCGACGCGGCGGCCATGCCGGTGCGCGGCATGCTGAAGCACTTCTGGGACGAATTCGAATATCACGTCGAGCACAAACATTGTCTCGTCGACGGACATGCGCATCACGCGCACACGTCCGAAGCGCTTACCGCGTGA
- the nuoE gene encoding NADH-quinone oxidoreductase subunit NuoE has product MISAEGLKEIDRAIAKYPVDQKQSAVMSALTVAQEEHGWLSPELMQFVADYLSMPAVAVQEVATFYTMYETAPVGKHKITLCTNLPCQLGPDGGSESAAEYLKQKLGIDFGETTADGKFTLKEGECFGACGDAPVLLVNNHRMCSFMSRERIDTLLEELSK; this is encoded by the coding sequence ATGATCTCAGCTGAAGGCCTGAAAGAAATCGATCGCGCGATCGCGAAATATCCCGTGGACCAGAAACAGTCCGCGGTGATGTCGGCGTTGACCGTTGCTCAGGAAGAGCACGGCTGGCTGTCGCCGGAACTCATGCAGTTTGTCGCCGATTACCTCAGCATGCCCGCCGTGGCCGTGCAGGAAGTGGCGACGTTCTACACCATGTACGAGACCGCGCCGGTCGGCAAACACAAGATCACGCTCTGTACGAACCTGCCGTGCCAACTCGGTCCGGACGGCGGTTCGGAAAGCGCGGCTGAATACCTGAAGCAAAAGCTCGGCATCGACTTTGGCGAAACCACCGCTGACGGTAAATTCACCTTGAAAGAAGGCGAATGTTTCGGCGCGTGCGGCGATGCACCCGTGTTGCTCGTGAACAATCATCGTATGTGCAGTTTCATGAGCCGCGAGCGGATCGACACGCTCCTCGAGGAACTATCGAAATGA
- a CDS encoding NADH-quinone oxidoreductase subunit D, which produces MAEIKNYTLNFGPQHPAAHGVLRLVLELDGEVIQRADPHIGLLHRATEKLAESKTFIQSVPYMDRLDYVSMMVNEHGYVMAIEKLLGIDIPVRAKYIRVLFDEITRVLNHLMWIGSHALDVGAMAVFLYAFREREDLMDVYEAVSGARMHAAYYRPGGVYRDLPDAMPQYKASKIRNAKALSRMNETRQGSLLDFIEDFFNRFPKCVDEYETLLTDNRIWKQRLVGIGVVSPERALQLGMTGAMLRGSGIEWDLRKKQPYEVYDQLDFDIPVGVNGDCYDRYLVRVEEMRQSTRIAKQCIDWLRKNPGPVMVDNHKIAPPSRVGMKTNMEELIHHFKLFTEGFHVPEGETYAAVEHPKGEFGIYLISDGANKPYRLKIRAPGYAHLASLDEMARGHMIADAVTIIGTQDIVFGEIDR; this is translated from the coding sequence ATGGCAGAGATCAAGAACTACACGCTCAATTTCGGCCCGCAACACCCGGCCGCGCACGGTGTGCTGCGCCTCGTGCTGGAACTGGACGGCGAAGTAATTCAGCGCGCCGATCCGCATATCGGCCTGTTGCATCGCGCGACTGAAAAGCTCGCGGAATCGAAGACCTTCATTCAGTCCGTGCCGTACATGGACCGTCTCGACTACGTGTCGATGATGGTCAACGAGCACGGCTACGTAATGGCGATCGAGAAGCTGCTCGGCATTGACATCCCGGTTCGCGCGAAATATATCCGCGTGCTGTTCGACGAAATCACGCGTGTGCTGAACCACCTGATGTGGATCGGCTCGCACGCGCTCGACGTCGGCGCAATGGCGGTGTTTTTGTACGCGTTCCGCGAACGCGAAGACCTGATGGACGTGTACGAAGCGGTATCCGGCGCACGGATGCACGCGGCGTATTACCGTCCGGGCGGCGTGTATCGCGATCTGCCTGACGCAATGCCGCAATACAAGGCGTCGAAAATCCGCAATGCGAAGGCGTTGTCGCGGATGAACGAAACCCGTCAGGGTTCGTTGCTCGATTTCATCGAAGACTTCTTTAACCGCTTTCCGAAATGTGTCGATGAGTACGAGACGCTGCTGACCGATAACCGTATCTGGAAGCAGCGGCTGGTGGGTATCGGCGTGGTCAGTCCTGAGCGCGCACTGCAGCTCGGCATGACCGGCGCGATGCTGCGCGGCTCGGGCATTGAATGGGATCTGCGCAAGAAGCAGCCGTATGAAGTCTACGATCAACTGGACTTTGATATTCCGGTTGGCGTGAACGGCGACTGCTATGACCGCTATCTCGTGCGTGTGGAAGAAATGCGCCAGTCCACCCGCATCGCGAAACAATGTATTGACTGGCTTCGTAAGAATCCAGGCCCGGTGATGGTCGACAATCACAAGATTGCACCGCCTTCGCGCGTGGGCATGAAGACCAACATGGAAGAGCTGATTCACCACTTCAAGCTCTTTACGGAAGGTTTTCACGTTCCCGAAGGTGAAACGTATGCGGCGGTCGAGCATCCGAAGGGCGAGTTTGGCATTTATCTGATTTCGGATGGTGCGAACAAGCCGTATCGACTGAAGATTCGTGCTCCGGGTTATGCGCATCTTGCTTCACTCGACGAAATGGCTCGCGGTCACATGATTGCGGACGCGGTGACGATCATCGGCACGCAGGACATCGTGTTCGGCGAGATCGATCGCTGA
- a CDS encoding NADH-quinone oxidoreductase subunit C, giving the protein MASKLETLKANLEAAFGDRLQSITESLGQLTIVVKAANYADVLLKLRDDRSLGFEQLVDLCGVDYSTYGEGAYEGPRFAAVLHLLSIANNWRLRVRVFAPDDEVPIVPSAVDVWSSANWYEREAFDLFGIVFEGHPDLRRILTDYGFIGHPFRKDFPVSGYVEMRYDAEEKRVVYQPVTIEPREITPRVIREDRYGGLKH; this is encoded by the coding sequence ATGGCAAGCAAACTCGAGACCCTGAAAGCGAACCTCGAGGCGGCGTTCGGCGACCGCCTGCAAAGCATCACCGAGTCGCTCGGGCAACTGACTATTGTCGTCAAAGCTGCGAACTACGCCGACGTGCTGCTCAAGCTGCGCGACGACCGTTCGCTCGGCTTCGAACAACTCGTCGACCTGTGCGGCGTCGACTACTCCACGTACGGCGAAGGCGCCTACGAAGGCCCGCGTTTCGCGGCCGTCCTCCATCTTCTTTCGATCGCGAACAACTGGCGTCTGCGCGTGCGCGTGTTCGCACCGGACGACGAAGTGCCGATCGTTCCGTCGGCTGTCGATGTCTGGTCGTCGGCGAACTGGTACGAACGGGAAGCATTCGACCTGTTCGGTATCGTCTTCGAAGGTCACCCGGACCTGCGCCGCATTCTCACCGACTACGGTTTTATCGGCCATCCGTTCCGCAAGGACTTCCCGGTGTCGGGTTATGTCGAAATGCGTTACGACGCCGAAGAGAAGCGCGTTGTGTACCAGCCAGTGACGATCGAGCCGCGCGAAATCACGCCGCGCGTGATCCGCGAGGACCGCTATGGCGGTCTGAAACACTAA